The genomic window TAATGGTGTATTGCTGCTTGAGTTCTAAGCAGAGTTCTTCGACTTGGCGGCTAGAAATTGGGTCGAGAGCAGAACATGGTTCATCCATCAATAATACATCTGGCTTCATCGCGATCGCACGAGCAATGCAAAGCCGTTGTTGTTGTCCGCCAGATAATGCAGTTCCCTTCTCTTTGAGTTTATCTTTGACTTCATCCCAGATTGCAGCGCGTCTGAGGGAATCTTCCACCAATTCATCAATATTACCTTTGTAACCGTTAGCACGCGGCCCAAAGGAAATATTTTCGTATATTGACTTGGGGAAAGGATTCGGTCTTTGAAAAACCATTCCGACTTGGCGGCGTAATTTTACAGAATTGATCTTCGGATCGTAAATGTTGCGATCGCGATAATTCAGTCTACCCTCAACCTTAGCTCCAGGGATTAAATCATTCATCCGGTTGAAGCAACGCAGTAAAGTACTTTTACCACATCCTGAAGGGCCAATAAAAGCAATAATTTGTTTATCAGGAATCTTTAGATAAACATCTAAAAGTGCCAAAAATCCCCCATAGTAGACCTTCACACCTTCAACATTGAATACACCCTTGTTTTGGTCGATTGTGGCACTATCTGATTGACTTCTACTATTGCTATAAGTCATTTGGCTGTTCTCCTAATATCCGTAAATGTATCCAACTAGATATTTAATTACCTAATTTATTGAGAAGCGTTGTCGAATATAAATTGCTACACCATTTAAAACTAAAATCAAGATTAACAACGCAATAATTGTCGCCGCTGCTGCACTAGCAAAACCTGGTTCAGGACGAGTTATGTAACTGTAAATTTGAATGGGTAATGCCATAAATCTCTGAAACAAACCAGGGTTAAAGGTGAGAAAACCCACAGCACCTACAACAATCAGAGAGGCTGCATCACCAATAGCGCGGGATACAGAGATAATCACTCCCGTCAAAATACCAGGAACAGCATAGGGCAACACGTGACTGCTGATAGTTCGCCATTTTGTGACACCTAATCCGTAAGAAGCATTTCTCAGGGAATCTGGGACAGCGCGAATTGCTTCTCTAGCTGTCACAATAATTACTGGTAAAGACAACAAAGATAAAGTTAATGCACCAGAAATTAAAGCGGGGCCAAACCCAAGCAAATAATTGAAAACCCCTAAACCCAGCAATCCATAGACAATAGAAGGCACACCCGCCAGATTACTGATATTAATCTCAATAATCGCTGTCCACCAAGCTTTAGGTGCATATTCTTCTAGATATAAAGCCGCTCCAACACCAATTGGGACAGTTACTAAAATCACAACAGCTCCTAAAAGCATACTGCTGATAATCGCAGGACGAATACCACCTTGGTCAGGAAAACGAGAAGGAGTTTCCGTCAGAAAGCCGGGTGATAAAAATCTGCCTAATCCGTCTTTCAAAATATCAAAAAGTAGTAACGCTAGGATAAATAAACCAATTAGCAATCCTAACAAAAAAAGTACTTCAAATACTTTCCCTAATGTCTCCCTACTCTCAACATTATCGGTAAATTCTGCCGCAGATTCTAAAGAATCATCTTGTTGATAACTTGTAGCCATATCTATATCTATTTAGTCGTATTTTTCTTTAAAGCGATTAGCAATCCAGTAACTAACAATATTCAAAGCAAGGGTAAGTAAAAACAAAACAGCGCCTACAGCATATAATGTCTTGAAATTGAGACTACCACGCGGACTATCTCCACCAGAAATTTGCGCCATGTAAGCTGTCATGGTTTCTATTGATTCCATAAAATTAACAGTTAATCTTGGTTGTTGTCCGGCGGCGATGAGGACAGTCATTGTTTCACCTACAGCGCGAGAAATACCCAAAATAATTGAGGCTATGATTCCAGAAAGTGCGGCTGGGAGAACTACTTTAAAAATGGTTTCCAGTTTAGTGATACCTAAAGCATAAGCTCCTTCTCGCAAAGAACGGGGAACTGCTCGGATAGCATCTAAGCTGATAGAACCAACAGTAGGAGTAATCATTACCCCCATCATTAACCCCGCACTCAAAGCGTTGAATATTTCCAAAGGGATAAAATTCCGCAGCAATGGTGTAAGGAACAACAGCGCAAAGTAACCATATACTACCGTTGGTATTCCTGCCAAAAGTTCCACCGCTGGACGTAAAATTGCTGCTACTTTAGGTTCAGCATATTCACTCAAATAAATAGCAGAAGATAAACCCAAAGGAATAGCAACTGCCATCGCAATAGCTGTAGTCAAGAAAGTACCATTAATCAATGGCCAAACGCCAAAATGTTTATCGGCAAATAAAGGCGTCCATTTAGTATCAAGAAAAAATTGGGCAAAGGAAACTTCTTGGAAAAAACTGAATGTCTCCTGAAAAATAATTACGACAATCCCAAAGGTAGTTAAAACTGAAACTAAAGCACAAGCAAATAAAACTGCTGCAACAATCTTTTCTGAGATATCTTCAGATGGATTTTTATCCAGTGACTGTCTGGATAGTAGATAAGGCTCGTCTTGAGAATTGGTATTTTGCATAAACAGTTAAGTTTTAACTACACTCAGACTACAATGACTAGGACTTTATTTAAATGAAGTTTGTGATCGGTTCACCTGGTTTTGCTTTTTTAAACTTTGTCCCAGTTTCACCAGTAGCAAATTTTTGTTTTACTTTGAGGTAAGCTTCATCAGGTAATGCTACATAACCAACACTATCTACCCACTTCCAAGAATTTTCTAGATAAAAATCTACAAATTCTTTGACTGCTGGCTTAGTATCTAAGGATTTTTTACTGACATAGATGAAGAGAGGACGAGACAAAGGTGTATAGATATTTTTGATCACATTATCCACTGGCACTGGTTTTTCACACTTTCCTGCAAGACTTTCTACAGCAACTAGATTCAGTTTTTCTTGATTTTGAATATAGTAAGATATCCCTACATAACCCAAGGCTGATACATCACCTGACACTCCTTGTACGAGAAGGTTTTGATTCTGAGTAGCAGTGTAATCTGTACGGCCATTCTTGGCTTTACCAGTCACAGCTTGAGTCATATAATCGAATGTTCCCGTATCCGAAGATGGAGCATACAGCTTCAGTTTTTGGTTAGGAAACTTGGGATTAACTTGATTCCATGTCAATACTTTCCCGTCTGATTTGCCGCCCCAAATCTTACCCAGTTCCTTAATAGTTAAACATTTGGCAAAGTTATTTTGGCGGTTGGCAATCACAGCGATGCCATCTAAAGCTATAGGCAACTCGACAAATTCAATATTCTTACTTTTACATTTTTTGATTTCTTCATCTCTAATAGTGCGAGAAGCACCAGCTATATCAATATCGCCATTACAAAATTTACTGATACCACCACCAGTACCACTTGAGGCAACGCTTACTTTAGCTTCAGGTTTGACTTTACCGTATTCTTCTGCAACTGCTAAAGAAATAGGAAAACCTACAGCTGCACCATCAATACTCACCTGACTTTTCTTTTCGTCGTTGCTGCTACAAGCAGTGATACTACTGGCAATAATCATTAAAAATATCAGGAAAAAGCTATCCTTAAATCTGCTACGAAAGCTCATAAATTATCAATTGAGTAAAGTGACTTAAAATTCCTTATGCTTGGCTATCTACTAGTAGATAATCCGGCACGAAAAGTATAGATATCATGCTTTGCTAGCAGCCTTAACTTTGTCAAAAATTGCCCCATCTCCAAAAAACTTTTTCTGGATAATATCCCAGCCACCTAAATCTTGAGATGTGAATAAAGTTTTAATTGGCTGATATTGTGATGCTACTTCTTGGGTGACAGTGGGGTTAACAGGACGATATTGTAATTTAGCAAATTCTCGTTGAGCTTCTGTCGTGTAAAGAAAATCAACAAATGCTTGTGCAACTTCCCTTGTACCGTGTTTATCAACGTTTTTATCAACTACGGCTACAGGATTATCAATGGAAATATTGACTTGGGGTACAACATAAGGTAGTTTAGTCCCATTTTTTCCTGCTAAAATTACTTCATTCTCGTAGTTGATTAAGACATCACCCTGATTTTGTTGGAAAAATAAATTGCTAGCTTCACGAGCATCTTTCGTCAGAATAGGAGTGTTTTTATAAACTTTGGTGACGTAATCTAACGCTGTCGCTTCGTCACCTCCGGTTAGACTCACGGAACCCCAAAAAGCCAAGAATTCCCAGATAGCAATACCAGAAGTTTTTGGATTAGCGGCAATCACTTTCACGCCATCTTTTGCTAAGTCTGCCCAAGTATTGATGCCTTTGGGATTGCCTTCGCGGGTGACGATCGCAGCAACCGATTTACTAACAATACCATTTCTCGGAGCTTTGGTTTCCCAACCTGATTTAATCAAACCTGCAAGAGCAATTTTGCTGACATCCAGAGGAAGTGCCAAATGTACTATATCTGCTTCTTGCGAACCGGCAATGACGGCAGCCGCTTGAGCACCAGAACCCCCATAACTTTGCTCAAATGTGACGTTTTGGTTGTGTTCTTGCTTCCACTTTTGGACAAATTTGGGAATTATCTGGTCATGAGCCGCTTTGGTAACAGAGAAAGAAACAATTTTTAGCTTAACATCATTTTTGCTAGCTGAACTGCTTCCAGAGCAGGAGGCAACTGCTATACTCAAAAAAGCACCTATGAGAAACAGACTCACAAAGCTTTGCACAGTGCGTCCATTCAACCAATTTCTAATTGTGTGTTGATATGAGAGTTGTATAGTCTGCAAAGTTTTCATGGCATAAGCCTGCATCCCCTCAGTCAGGAATTTACTTAATTGTGTCAGTTGTTGCGACTTGCTCATCAGAATACACCCCTAAATCTACGGTATTTCTAGGCGAATACCGTAATTAAGAAAATTATAGGATATATAGAACATTAGTTCTCATCTGGATTCAATTTTTTTTTACAAGTAGCAAAAGTAGGGTCTAAACTCTGCGCTCTGCCCAACTCCAAAAAGCATATTTATTTACAGCCTACATACATTATTTTTGTATAGAATTGCCACAACAATTTGTTGCTAAGAATTGGGAAAAAGCTCAAAAATTTTCCCCCTTTTGTCCGTAAAAGACCTATCAGAGGTTTTACTACGCAAAACCTTTCCCTCTCTGAGTTAGAAAGGGAGAGACTTGAACTTTAATTTCAAACAGGGAGAGGTTCGTCGAACTCACGTAACATTAGTTGAGTTAGTGGCTTAGGCAATTCTGAAAAATCTATATAATTCGTAAGATAGATATAAGTATCTTCACTAGTTATTGCGTCGTCTACTCTACCCGTATTGTCACAACCAGCTTAGGATAGACTAAAAGCACTTTTTGCGAAAAATGGTAGAAAAAATCACAGCTGTGTTTAATGGCAAAGTATTCTATCCGGC from Nostoc sp. UHCC 0926 includes these protein-coding regions:
- the pstC gene encoding phosphate ABC transporter permease subunit PstC produces the protein MQNTNSQDEPYLLSRQSLDKNPSEDISEKIVAAVLFACALVSVLTTFGIVVIIFQETFSFFQEVSFAQFFLDTKWTPLFADKHFGVWPLINGTFLTTAIAMAVAIPLGLSSAIYLSEYAEPKVAAILRPAVELLAGIPTVVYGYFALLFLTPLLRNFIPLEIFNALSAGLMMGVMITPTVGSISLDAIRAVPRSLREGAYALGITKLETIFKVVLPAALSGIIASIILGISRAVGETMTVLIAAGQQPRLTVNFMESIETMTAYMAQISGGDSPRGSLNFKTLYAVGAVLFLLTLALNIVSYWIANRFKEKYD
- the pstA gene encoding phosphate ABC transporter permease PstA — protein: MATSYQQDDSLESAAEFTDNVESRETLGKVFEVLFLLGLLIGLFILALLLFDILKDGLGRFLSPGFLTETPSRFPDQGGIRPAIISSMLLGAVVILVTVPIGVGAALYLEEYAPKAWWTAIIEINISNLAGVPSIVYGLLGLGVFNYLLGFGPALISGALTLSLLSLPVIIVTAREAIRAVPDSLRNASYGLGVTKWRTISSHVLPYAVPGILTGVIISVSRAIGDAASLIVVGAVGFLTFNPGLFQRFMALPIQIYSYITRPEPGFASAAAATIIALLILILVLNGVAIYIRQRFSIN
- the pstB gene encoding phosphate ABC transporter ATP-binding protein PstB is translated as MTYSNSRSQSDSATIDQNKGVFNVEGVKVYYGGFLALLDVYLKIPDKQIIAFIGPSGCGKSTLLRCFNRMNDLIPGAKVEGRLNYRDRNIYDPKINSVKLRRQVGMVFQRPNPFPKSIYENISFGPRANGYKGNIDELVEDSLRRAAIWDEVKDKLKEKGTALSGGQQQRLCIARAIAMKPDVLLMDEPCSALDPISSRQVEELCLELKQQYTIIMVTHNMQQASRVADFTAFFNTEIDEHGKRRGKLVEFNPTAQMFSSPQTKEAEDYISGRFG
- a CDS encoding sulfate ABC transporter substrate-binding protein, which encodes MSKSQQLTQLSKFLTEGMQAYAMKTLQTIQLSYQHTIRNWLNGRTVQSFVSLFLIGAFLSIAVASCSGSSSASKNDVKLKIVSFSVTKAAHDQIIPKFVQKWKQEHNQNVTFEQSYGGSGAQAAAVIAGSQEADIVHLALPLDVSKIALAGLIKSGWETKAPRNGIVSKSVAAIVTREGNPKGINTWADLAKDGVKVIAANPKTSGIAIWEFLAFWGSVSLTGGDEATALDYVTKVYKNTPILTKDAREASNLFFQQNQGDVLINYENEVILAGKNGTKLPYVVPQVNISIDNPVAVVDKNVDKHGTREVAQAFVDFLYTTEAQREFAKLQYRPVNPTVTQEVASQYQPIKTLFTSQDLGGWDIIQKKFFGDGAIFDKVKAASKA
- a CDS encoding PstS family phosphate ABC transporter substrate-binding protein: MSFRSRFKDSFFLIFLMIIASSITACSSNDEKKSQVSIDGAAVGFPISLAVAEEYGKVKPEAKVSVASSGTGGGISKFCNGDIDIAGASRTIRDEEIKKCKSKNIEFVELPIALDGIAVIANRQNNFAKCLTIKELGKIWGGKSDGKVLTWNQVNPKFPNQKLKLYAPSSDTGTFDYMTQAVTGKAKNGRTDYTATQNQNLLVQGVSGDVSALGYVGISYYIQNQEKLNLVAVESLAGKCEKPVPVDNVIKNIYTPLSRPLFIYVSKKSLDTKPAVKEFVDFYLENSWKWVDSVGYVALPDEAYLKVKQKFATGETGTKFKKAKPGEPITNFI